A window from Drosophila nasuta strain 15112-1781.00 chromosome 3, ASM2355853v1, whole genome shotgun sequence encodes these proteins:
- the LOC132790508 gene encoding uncharacterized protein LOC132790508 encodes MLIIETTYNEEEKLWHGDDMEVFYDTDITIGDVIFNALKENPKNICQVWHEKNEVISCEETLTMSVRLAQYFKDSGFTHEHVIGILSRNNVHDTHVMFACLFNATPFHAVNPLLEPDVIAALYAITKPKLIFCDGNDYELIKSITLEWNPIICTLINHIANVPKIEDHFRPTTTENSYNPTKLVIGENQTMGIICTSGTTGLPKAVTLSNAQLVLIGNTGGTKEVIFTNTAIDWISGIKTVLISTVSGAPRIVSNQLFSSERLVEIIKKHEVTVCHMSNWQFQDVFHSPLATVENLSSLQIITYGGGWVSANLVRAAQRTLPNTFFICLYGTSETDVVAAAINPSVDNFVGGLLPRKSVRILSEQGTYLGHNEIGEIIIKTNQNWSGYYGNAEQTAKTLDSDGWFYMGDLGYFDSDNNLYVVDRKKDLLRYKSFHYAPNDIEKIIMELPEVQSVCVVGIRDKLYNDAAGALIVKQPNSLLSEQQVIRHVAKRISVEYKQLHAGVKFVDTLPHNINGKLLRKVATEIFNNVQIPKAAL; translated from the exons atgttaattattgAAACGACATACAATGAGGAAGAGAAACTATGGCATGGAGATGATATGGAGGTATTTTATGATACTGACATAACCATAGGAGatgttattttcaatgcaCTCAAGGAGAATCCCAAAAATATATGTCAG GTGTGGCATGAGAAAAACGAAGTTATTTCATGTGAGGAGACTTTAACAATGTCTGTGCGATTGGCTCAGTACTTTAAGGATTCAGGATTCACCCATGAGCACGTTATTGGTATTTTGTCCCGTAATAATGTACACGATACTCACGTTATGTTTGCGTGTTTATTCAATGCCACACCCTTTCATGCTGTTAATCCGTTGTTGGAGCCGGATGTTATTGCTGCATTATATGCGATAACGAAGCCAAAGCTGATATTCTGCGATGGCAACGATTACGAGCTAATCAAGTCGATAACTCTTGAATGGAATCCCATAATTTGCACGCTTATCAATCACATTGCGAATGTGCCAAAGATTGAAGACCATTTTAGGCCAACGACCACCGAAAATTCTTACAA TCCCACAAAATTAGTGATTGGTGAAAATCAAACAATGGGCATTATTTGCACCTCTGGCACAACTGGATTGCCCAAAGCTGTGACCTTATCCAATGCTCAATTGGTGCTGATAGGAAA caCTGGTGGCACTAAGGAAGTTATATTCACAAACACAGCTATCGACTGGATAAGCGGCATTAAGACCGTCTTAATATCTACAGTCAGTGGAGCACCGCGCATCGTTTCCAATCAACTCTTTAGTTCAGAGAGATTAGTTGAGATCATTAAGAAACATGAGGTGACTGTTTGCCACATGTCAAATTGGCAGTTTCAAGACGTTTTCCATAGTCCACTGGCAACTGTGGAAAATCTATCGAGTCTTCAGATTATTACCTATGGCGGAGGTTGGGTCTCAGCGAATCTAGTGCGAGCAGCTCAAAGAACTCTTCCCAACACTTTCTTTATCTGCTTGTATGGAACAAGTGAAACCGATGTAGTTGCAGCTGCCATAAATCCATCGGTAGACAATTTCGTCGGTGGCTTATTGCCAAGGAAAAGTGTCAGAATTTTGAGTGAACAGGGCACGTATCTGGGCCACAATGAGATTGGTGAAATAATCATTAAGACAAATCAGAATTGGAGTGGATATTATGGCAATGCAGAGCAAACAGCCAAAACTTTGGATTCAGATGGTTGGTTTTATATGGGAGATTTGGGTTATTTTGACAGTGATAACAATCTCTATGTGGTCGATCGTAAAAAGGATTTACTCAGATACAAATCATTTCACTATGCGCCCAATGATATCGAAAAGATCATTATGGAGCTGCCAGAAGTGCAATCTGTGTGTGTCGTCGGGATTCGCgataaattatacaatgatGCAGCGGGTGCGTTAATCGTGAAACAACCAAACAGTCTGTTGAGTGAACAACAAGTTATTCGGCATGTGGCCAAGCGTATTTCAGTGGAGTACAAACAGTTGCATGCGGGTGTTAAATTTGTGGACACTTTGCCACACAACATCAATGGAAAATTATTGAGAAAAGTGGCAACGGAAATATTCAACAATGTACAAATTCCAAAAGCAGctctataa
- the LOC132790358 gene encoding uncharacterized protein LOC132790358 isoform X2 codes for MHRQMQTRNVQDESDELYVNKLFLAKSSSDTCLRSVKFSADGQMTTVKSDNFNDHHLQANLELPELKERCVFASNEELYELSKQLADNEIEPPAEGPQHESLNECVNIEYKSEIIWHECTFNNNDGQVENVEGSNIVVDLPTKNQPNEQQMAKELPIQIVKKKLKEIQSAETIEIAAHEHMLMLKDIAEFQAQVDMRKAFEPINPFKKIAAPD; via the exons ATGCACAGGCAGATgca AACGCGTAACGTTCAAGATGAATCAGATGAGTTATACGTAAATAAGTTATTCTTAGCCAAAAG TTCATCAGACACGTGCCTAAGATCTGTAAAGTTCTCAGCTGATGGGCAGATGACCACCGTAAAATCAGATAATTTTAACGATCACCATCTGCAAGCAAACCTTGAATTACCAGAACTGAAAGAGCGTTGTGTCTTCGCGTCCAACGAAGAGCTGTATGAGTTGTCAAAACAATTGGCCGACAATGAAATCGAACCACCAGCTGAAGGTCCCCAACATGAATCATTAAATGAATGtgtaaatatagaatataaatCTGAGATAATTTGGCATGAATGTACATTTAATAACAACGATGGCCAGGTTGAGAATGTTGAAGGAtcaaatattgttgttgatttaccaacaaaaaatcaacCAAATGAACAGCAAATGGCCAAGGAGCTACCAATACAGATTGtgaaaaagaaattaaaggAAATACAATCAGCTGAAACAATTGAG ATTGCTGCTCATGAGCACATGTTGATGTTGAAGGATATTGCTGAATTTCAAGCTCAAGTGGATATGAGAAAAGCATTTGAGCCAATAAACCCATTCAAAAAAATTGCTGCGCCTGATTGA
- the LOC132790358 gene encoding uncharacterized protein LOC132790358 isoform X1, with the protein MHRQMQTRNVQDESDELYVNKLFLAKSSSDTCLRSVKFSADGQMTTVKSDNFNDHHLQANLELPELKERCVFASNEELYELSKQLADNEIEPPAEGPQHESLNECVNIEYKSEIIWHECTFNNNDGQVENVEGSNIVVDLPTKNQPNEQQMAKELPIQIVKKKLKEIQSAETIEVDLEQSAAIAAHEHMLMLKDIAEFQAQVDMRKAFEPINPFKKIAAPD; encoded by the exons ATGCACAGGCAGATgca AACGCGTAACGTTCAAGATGAATCAGATGAGTTATACGTAAATAAGTTATTCTTAGCCAAAAG TTCATCAGACACGTGCCTAAGATCTGTAAAGTTCTCAGCTGATGGGCAGATGACCACCGTAAAATCAGATAATTTTAACGATCACCATCTGCAAGCAAACCTTGAATTACCAGAACTGAAAGAGCGTTGTGTCTTCGCGTCCAACGAAGAGCTGTATGAGTTGTCAAAACAATTGGCCGACAATGAAATCGAACCACCAGCTGAAGGTCCCCAACATGAATCATTAAATGAATGtgtaaatatagaatataaatCTGAGATAATTTGGCATGAATGTACATTTAATAACAACGATGGCCAGGTTGAGAATGTTGAAGGAtcaaatattgttgttgatttaccaacaaaaaatcaacCAAATGAACAGCAAATGGCCAAGGAGCTACCAATACAGATTGtgaaaaagaaattaaaggAAATACAATCAGCTGAAACAATTGAGGTAGATCTAGAGCAGAGTGCAGCA ATTGCTGCTCATGAGCACATGTTGATGTTGAAGGATATTGCTGAATTTCAAGCTCAAGTGGATATGAGAAAAGCATTTGAGCCAATAAACCCATTCAAAAAAATTGCTGCGCCTGATTGA